CACGTGCGTGCCGTCGGGCGACCACGCGGGTTCGCCCGCGTGCCAGTCGCCGAAGGTGAGCTGCCGGACTTCGCCAGTGGCGACGTCGAGGACGTGCAGGTGGCTGCGAAGAGTCTTCAGCAGGCCGGGACCGTCGGACTTGTAGTTCAGCCGCTCGGCCACGATCGGCGCGTTCGCCGCGGGGGCCTCGACGGTCGCGGCGAGATCGGTCGCCGCGCAGAAGGCGATCTTGCTGCCGTCCGGGCTCCACACCGGTGCGCCCGCGCCGAGCGGGAGCGTGGTGATCTGCTCGGCTTCGCCGCCGGCCGCCGGGAGGAACCACACCTGTGGCGGACCGTCCTGGGCGCGCAGGAACGCGAGCCGGGCGCCGTCCGGAGCCCACTTCGGTGCTGCGTCAGCGTTTCCACGGGTGAGCTGCCGGGCCTCGCCCGACTCCGTGGCCACCGTCCAGAGCGCGTCGACGTTGCGGTCCTCCTCCCGGTCCGCGGTCCTGAGCACGTAGACGATCCGGCTGCCGTCCGGCGAAAGCGCGGGCTGGCTGGGCACGGCGAGGCTGTACAGGTCTTCGATGCCGAGACGGCGGGTCATACGCTGGCTCCTCTGGAGATCGCGGGCTCGTGGCCCTCGGATTCACTGAAGTGGCAGGCCGCGGCGTGTCGTCGGGGTGCGGCGTCCTTGGCCGGATCGGCGCGAAGACAGATGTCGCGGTCGGTGCGCACGAGCGGGCCGACCGGGCAGCGCGGATGGTACCGGCATCCGGCGGGCGGGTAGTGCGGGTCCGGCGGATCGGCGTCCACGGTCGCGCTCGGCTCGAGGTCGAACAGCGACTTGTGCGCCGACGGGGCGGCGTCGAGCAGGTCGCGGGTGTAGGGATGCTGCGGATCGGTGAGCACCTGCTCCGCCGGGCCGGCTTCGACGATCCGGCCGAGGTACATCACCGCGACGATGTCGCTGAGATGGCGCACGACGGCGAGGTTGTGCGAGATGAACAGCATCGACAGGCCGAGCTGCCGCTGCACCGACCGCACCAGATTGAGCACCGCGCCCTGCACCGAAACGTCGAGCGCGGAGGTGATCTCGTCGGCGATCAGCGCCTGCGGCCGCCCGGCGAGCGCGCGGGCGAGCGCCACGCGCTGCCGCTGCCCGCCGGACATCTCCCCGGGCAGCTGTCCGGCGCGGTCCGGATCAAGATTCACCAGTTCCAGCAGCCGCGCCACTTCCGCCCGCCGAGCCGCCTTGCTGTCCCGCGGCATCGCTTCGGTGATCGACTCGCCGATGGTCATTCTCGGGTTGAGCGACGAATACGGATCCTGGAACACCATCTGCAGCGGGCGGCGGCGCGGCAGCTTCCGCACATCCACTCCACCGAGCAGCACCCGGCCCGCGCTCACCGGCGACAACCCGACCGCTGCCCGAGCGAGCGTCGATTTGCCCGAACCGGACTCGCCGACCAGGCCGACGACCTTGCCCGTGGGAACGGTGAGGGAAACCCCGTCCACCGCGGTCAGTCCGCGCCGTCCGCCGTACCGCACGCTGACGGAGTCGAAAACCAGCTCGCTCATTCCGCGCCTCCCGACACGACGACGGCACTCACTGCTTTTGGCATCGCCCCATCCGGATGCCAGCACGCCACCCGATGCTCCGGCACGATCACGGTCAGTTCCGGGTCCTCCGTGCGGCACTGGTCCGTCGCCACCGGGCAGCGGTTCGCGAACGCGCAGCCGGCCGGCATCCGGTGTGGTTCCGGAGGGCGGCCCGGGATCACCGCGAGCGGCGCGTCCGGGTCGGTGTCCAGGTCGAGCGTCGTGGCCAGCAGCGCCCGCGTGTACGGGTGCTGCGGCCGGATCTGCGGACCGGCGGCAGGCAGGTCCTCCACGATCCGCCCTGCGTACATCACAAGGATCCGTTCGCACGTCTGGGAAACGACCGCGATGTCGTGGCTGATCAGGATGATCGCGGTGTCCCGTTCGGCGCGCGTCTGCGCCAGCAGCCGGAGCAGCTGCCGCTGCACGGTCACGTCCAGCGCCGTCGTCGGCTCGTCCGCGATGATCAGCCTCGGGTCGCCCATCAGGCCCATGCCGATCATCGCGCGCTGGCGCATGCCGCCGGAGAACTCGTGCGGGTACTGTCGCGCCCGCCGCTGCGCCGCCGGGATGCGCACGGCGCGCAGCCGGTCGACCGCCCGCGCGAGCGCCTGGGTCCGCGAAAGCCCTTGGTGCTGTTCGGAAACCTCCGCGAGCTGCTTGCCGATCCGGCGGGCCGGGTTGAACGACGTCATCGGGTCCTGGAACACCATCGCCAGCGACGTGCCGAGCAGCGGCCGCAGTTCGCGTTCCGGCGTGGTGAGCACCGGCGTACCGGCGAATTCCAGCCGGTCGGCGGTCACCGAGCCAGGCGCTTCGATCAGCCTCGACACCGCGAGTCCGGTCAAGCTCTTGCCCGAACCCGATTCGCCGACGACGCCGATCGCCTCGCCCGCCCGCACGGTGAAGCTCACGCCGCGCACCGGCACCGTCCAGCCGGACGGCTGCGGGAAGGCGACTTCCAGGTTCTCGACCACCAGAACGGTGTCGTCCTTCGCCACTGCCGGCTCCACTGTGGACTTTCGGACCGGCCGAGGGGCCGGCCGCGGCAGCCGGGTCCGGACGCCGATCACCCCGGCGACCGTCTCACCGAACAGGTTGAACGCGAGCCCCGCGACGACCACCGCGACGCCGGGTGCGAGCGCCGCCGCCGGGTTGACGTAAATGCCGTTGAGGCCCTCGTTGAGCAGCCGTCCCCAGTCGTAGTCGGGGGCCTGCACGCCGATGCCGAGGAAGGACAGCCCGGAAAAGGCCAGCAGGGCACCGCCCGCGCCGATGGTGGCGTTGATCGCCAGCGGCTCGCCGATGTTCGGCAGGACGTGCCGGAACAGCAACCGGATCCGGCCCACTCCCGCGACCCGCGCCGCCAGCACGAAGTCCCGGCCGGCAACCGACGCGGACAAGGTCTGCGTCAGCCGCGCGAACTGCGGAGCCAGTGCGAATCCGATCGCCATGACCGCGCCTCGCGTGCCCACGCCGAAGATCACCGCGAAGAACAGCACCAGCAGCAGCCCGGGGAACGCGACCGCGATGTTCACCGCCGACGCCAGCAGCCTGCCGAGCGGGCGCGGCAGCACCGTCGGCAGCATGCCCAGCACGAGTCCCGTCGCTACGCCGATCACCATGGCGACCAGCGCCAGCAGCACCGAAAGCCGGGTCGCCACCAGCACCCGGTAGAAAATGTCGCGACCCAGTTCGTCGGTGCCGACCCAATGTTGCGCAGACGGACCCTGGCCGATCGCGTTCGTGTCGACCGCCGAAGCCGCGTCCTTCCACAGGACCGGGCCCAGCACCGCGACCGCGAACACCAGCAGGAGCAGGGCGGCCGCGAACCCGCCCAAAGGAGTGCGCAGGGCCGCGAGCCACTGCGCTCCGCGCCGTTTTGCCATCTCAGTTCTCCCGGATCGTCGAACGCGGATCGAGGACGGCCAGCAGCAGGTCCACCACGAGGTTCACCAGCAGCACGCCGATGCCGTACACGAGCACGATCCCCTGCACCAGCGGGTAGTCCTTCTGCAGGATGGACTGCGAGATCGTCGAGCCGAGGCCCGGCCAGGCGAAGACGTTCTCCACCAGCACGGTGCCCGCGACCATGGTGGTGAGCATGAGCCCGCCGAGCGTCAGCGTCGCGGTGAGCGCGCTCGGCAGCGCGTGCCGCAGGTAGACCAGCCGGGCAGGCAGCCGCTTCGCTCGCGCGGTGCGGATGAAATCGTTGCCCAGTACGGAAAGCGTCTCCACCCGGACAATCCGGGAGAGCGTCGACGTCGGGCCGAGCGCCAGCGCGACGATCGGGAGAACCAGCGAGCCCGCGCCGTTGTGCCCGGCCACGGGGAACCAGCCGAGCTGCACCGCGAAAAACGCCACCAGCACCACCGCGACCAGGAACTCCGGGATCGCGGCGAGCAGCACGGCCGTCGAGGTGAAGGCCAGCTCGCTGCCGCGGCGGCGGCCGCCGCGGGTCAGCACGGCGAAGGTCAAGCCGAGCGGGATCGCGAGCGCGACGACCACCACGAAGGCGGGCAACGCCAGCTGCAAGGTCGCGGGCAGCCGGGTGGCGATGGTGTCGCCGACCGGTTGCCCGCTCAGCATCGACGTGCCGAAGTCGCCGTGGAACAGCCCGCCGACGTAGTCCAGGTACTGCTGCCACAGCGGACGGTCCAGCCCGAGCGCGGCGCGGCGGGCGTTCACCAGGTCGATCGGCGCGGTCAGGCCGAGCGCCGCGCGCACCGGGTCACCCGGGATGAGATGGATCATCAGGAACGCCATCGTCACCAGCGCCCACAGCGACACGACGAACCGCCCGAGGCGGCGGGCGCCGAAAGCCAGCCAGGGGTTGACCTTCGGTCCCGCGACGGCGATCGCGCCGGTCATCACGAGTACATCCGGATGGAGGACGGCTTCAGGAAGCTGTTCGCGATCTCGAACCGGACTTTGTTCCCGAAGGT
This genomic interval from Streptomyces sp. NBC_00376 contains the following:
- a CDS encoding ABC transporter permease; amino-acid sequence: MTGAIAVAGPKVNPWLAFGARRLGRFVVSLWALVTMAFLMIHLIPGDPVRAALGLTAPIDLVNARRAALGLDRPLWQQYLDYVGGLFHGDFGTSMLSGQPVGDTIATRLPATLQLALPAFVVVVALAIPLGLTFAVLTRGGRRRGSELAFTSTAVLLAAIPEFLVAVVLVAFFAVQLGWFPVAGHNGAGSLVLPIVALALGPTSTLSRIVRVETLSVLGNDFIRTARAKRLPARLVYLRHALPSALTATLTLGGLMLTTMVAGTVLVENVFAWPGLGSTISQSILQKDYPLVQGIVLVYGIGVLLVNLVVDLLLAVLDPRSTIREN
- a CDS encoding dipeptide/oligopeptide/nickel ABC transporter permease/ATP-binding protein codes for the protein MAKRRGAQWLAALRTPLGGFAAALLLLVFAVAVLGPVLWKDAASAVDTNAIGQGPSAQHWVGTDELGRDIFYRVLVATRLSVLLALVAMVIGVATGLVLGMLPTVLPRPLGRLLASAVNIAVAFPGLLLVLFFAVIFGVGTRGAVMAIGFALAPQFARLTQTLSASVAGRDFVLAARVAGVGRIRLLFRHVLPNIGEPLAINATIGAGGALLAFSGLSFLGIGVQAPDYDWGRLLNEGLNGIYVNPAAALAPGVAVVVAGLAFNLFGETVAGVIGVRTRLPRPAPRPVRKSTVEPAVAKDDTVLVVENLEVAFPQPSGWTVPVRGVSFTVRAGEAIGVVGESGSGKSLTGLAVSRLIEAPGSVTADRLEFAGTPVLTTPERELRPLLGTSLAMVFQDPMTSFNPARRIGKQLAEVSEQHQGLSRTQALARAVDRLRAVRIPAAQRRARQYPHEFSGGMRQRAMIGMGLMGDPRLIIADEPTTALDVTVQRQLLRLLAQTRAERDTAIILISHDIAVVSQTCERILVMYAGRIVEDLPAAGPQIRPQHPYTRALLATTLDLDTDPDAPLAVIPGRPPEPHRMPAGCAFANRCPVATDQCRTEDPELTVIVPEHRVACWHPDGAMPKAVSAVVVSGGAE
- a CDS encoding ABC transporter ATP-binding protein, whose product is MSELVFDSVSVRYGGRRGLTAVDGVSLTVPTGKVVGLVGESGSGKSTLARAAVGLSPVSAGRVLLGGVDVRKLPRRRPLQMVFQDPYSSLNPRMTIGESITEAMPRDSKAARRAEVARLLELVNLDPDRAGQLPGEMSGGQRQRVALARALAGRPQALIADEITSALDVSVQGAVLNLVRSVQRQLGLSMLFISHNLAVVRHLSDIVAVMYLGRIVEAGPAEQVLTDPQHPYTRDLLDAAPSAHKSLFDLEPSATVDADPPDPHYPPAGCRYHPRCPVGPLVRTDRDICLRADPAKDAAPRRHAAACHFSESEGHEPAISRGASV